The following proteins are encoded in a genomic region of Apis mellifera strain DH4 linkage group LG14, Amel_HAv3.1, whole genome shotgun sequence:
- the LOC724594 gene encoding ADP-ribosylation factor-like protein 4C, whose protein sequence is MGAGMGRSGTSGGFLEALPTGTPLHVAMLGLDSAGKTTALYRLKFDQYLNTVPTIGFNCERIRGGIGKAKGVNFLVWDVGGQEKLRPLWKSYTRCTDGIIFVVDSCDAERLEEAKMELTRTARSPDNAGVPILILANKQDLPGAKEVGELEKHLGVLELAGMPGSACIRVQPACAITGEGLHEGLDTLYQLILKRRKLAKLNRKRAR, encoded by the exons atgGGTGCCGGGATGGGCAGGAGCGGCACGAGCGGCGGCTTCCTCGAGGCACTTCCCACGGGAACGCCGCTCCACGTGGCCATGCTGGGCCTCGACAGCGCGGGGAAAACCACCGCGTTGTATCGGCTCAAGTTCGACCAATACCTGAACACTGTGCCCACTATCGGCTTCAACTGCGAGAGAATCCGTGGCGGCATCGGGAAAGCGAAAG GTGTGAATTTTCTCGTATGGGACGTGGGCGGGCAAGAGAAATTACGGCCGTTATGGAAGTCTTACACCAGATGCACGGACGGTATTATCTTCGTGGTCGACTCGTGCGATGCGGAACGGCTCGAGGAGGCCAAAATGGAGCTGACCAGAACGGCGAGGAGCCCGGATAACGCCGGTGTGCCCATTCTGATCCTAGCCAACAAGCAGGATCTGCCAG GTGCCAAAGAGGTGGGCGAATTGGAAAAGCACCTGGGCGTGCTGGAATTGGCGGGGATGCCGGGGAGCGCGTGCATCAGGGTGCAGCCGGCCTGCGCGATCACCGGCGAGGGGCTTCACGAGGGTTTGGACACTCTTTATCAGCTGATACTGAAGCGGCGCAAGCTCGCGAAGCTGAACAGGAAACGGGCCAGGTAG